In Monodelphis domestica isolate mMonDom1 chromosome 3, mMonDom1.pri, whole genome shotgun sequence, the following proteins share a genomic window:
- the LOC103093742 gene encoding lymphocyte antigen 6H-like — translation MKILISVLLGTLLFVESAQSLKCYMCIGVNDANICKAKTCSSGESFCGKIVMTPELGSDMKSYIMDCTPSCEDFKKLYPQSLGFFMDASCCNTDLCNGVGWFKGNPWALAGALLFSLGIALLWTGL, via the exons ATGAAAATTCTCATCTCTGTCCTGCTGGGAACCTTGTTGTTTGTGGAGTCAG CTCAGAGCCTGAAGTGCTATATGTGCATTGGGGTGAATGATGCAAACATCTGTAAGGCTAAGACCTGCAGCAGTGGTGAATCCTTCTGTGGCAAAATTGTGATGACTCCAGAACTCG GGTCTGATATGAAATCATACATCATGGACTGTACTCCTTCTtgtgaagattttaaaaagttatatccACAGTCACTAGGATTCTTCATGGATGCATCCTGTTGCAACACCGACCTGTGTAATGGGGTGGGATGGTTCAAGGGCAACCCTTGGGCCCTGGCAGGGGCACTCCTCTTCAGTCTGGGGATTGCCCTTCTCTGGACGGGGCTATAA